A genomic window from Rhea pennata isolate bPtePen1 chromosome 12, bPtePen1.pri, whole genome shotgun sequence includes:
- the TADA3 gene encoding transcriptional adapter 3: protein MSELKDCPLQFHDFKSVDHVKVCPRYTAVLARSEDDGIGIEELDTLQLELETLLSSASRRLRVLEAETQILTDWQDKKGDRRFLKLKDHDVGTSVKHGKPKKQKLEGKGGHGTGPGPGRPKSKNLQPKIQEYEFPDDPIDVPRIPKNDAPNRFWASVEPYCADLTNEEVRVLEELLKPPEDEAEHYKIPPLGKHYSQRWAQEDLLEEQKDGARAAAAADKKKGILGPLTELDTKDVDALLKKSEAQHEQPEDGCPFGPLTQRLLQALVEENIISPVEDSPIPEIAGKDSGADGAGTSPRSQNKPFSVPHTKSLEGRIKEELVAQGLLESEDRPAEDSEDEVLAELRKRQAELKALSAHNRAKKHELLRLAKEELHRQELRQRVRMADNEVMDAFRKIMAARQKKRTPTKKEKDQAWKTLKERESILKLLDG from the exons ATGAGCGAGCTGAAGGACTGCCCGCTGCAATTCCACGACTTCAAGTCGGTGGACCACGTGAAGGTGTGCCCGCGGTACACGGCCGTGCTGGCCCGCTCCGAGGACGACGGCATCGGCATCGAGGAGCTGGACAcgctgcagctggagctggagacgCTGCTGTCCTCTGCCAGCCGCCGCCTCCGCGTCCTGGAGGCCGAGACACAG ATCCTGACAGACTGGCAAGACAAGAAGGGTGACCGGCGGTTCCTGAAGCTGAAGGACCATGATGTGGGCACCTCTGTCAAACATGGGAAGCCCAAAAAGCAGAAGTTGGAGGGCAAAGGGGGCCATGGGACAGGGCCTGGCCCTGGGCGACCCAAATCTAAGAACCTGCAGCCCAAGATCCAGGAATATGAGTTCCCAGATGATCCCATTGATGTGCCACGGATTCCTAAAAATGATGCTCCAAACAG GTTCTGGGCCTCGGTGGAGCCGTACTGCGCTGACCTCACCAATGAGGAAGTCAGAGTGCTGGAGGAGCTGCTCAAGCCGCCTGAGGACGAGGCTGAGCATTACAAG ATCCCGCCTCTGGGGAAGCATTACTCGCAGCGCTGGGCCCAGGAGGACCTGctggaggagcagaaggacGGAGCCCGGGCAGCGGCCGCTGCTGACAAGAAGAAGGGTATCCTGGGACCGCTGACCGAGCTGGACACTAAAG ATGTCGACGCCCTGCTGAAGAAGTCGGAGGCCCAGCACGAGCAGCCGGAGGACGGGTGCCCCTTCGGGCCCTTGACGCAGCGACTCCTGCAGGCCCTCGTGGAG GAGAACATCATCTCCCCTGTTGAGGATTCCCCCATCCCCGAAATCGCTGGCAAGGACTCGGGAGCTGACGGCGCTGGCACCTCCCCCCGCAGCCAGAACAAGCCCTTCAG CGTCCCCCACACCAAGTCGCTGGAGGGGCGGATCAAGGAGGAGCTCGTTGCCCAGGGCCTGCTGGAGTCGGAAGACCGTCCCGCCGAGGACTCGGAGGATGAAGTCCTGGCTGAGCTGCGCAAGAGGCAGGCCGAGCTCAAGGCGCTCAGCGCACACAACCGCGCCAAGAAGCACGAGCTGCTGCG GCTGGCCAAGGAGGAGCTGCACCGCCAGGAGCTGCGGCAGCGCGTCCGCATGGCCGACAACGAGGTGATGGATGCCTTCCGCAAGATCATGGCTGCGCGGCAGAAGAAGCGCACCCCCACCAAGAAGGAGAAGGACCAGGCGTGGAAGACCCTGAAGGAGCGCGAGAGCATCCTCAAGCTGCTGGACGGTTAG
- the CAMK1 gene encoding calcium/calmodulin-dependent protein kinase type 1 — protein sequence MPLGQERPGWKKRTEDIRRIYDFREVLGTGAFSEVVLAEEKTTQKLVAIKCIAKKALEGKETSIENEIAVLHKIKHPNIVALDDIYESGSHLYLIMQLVSGGELFDRIVEKGFYTERDASALIRQILDAVKYLHDMGIVHRDLKPENLLYYSLDEDSKIMISDFGLSKIEGCGSVMATACGTPGYVAPEVLAQKPYSKAVDCWSIGVIAYILLCGYPPFYDENDAKLFEQILRAEYEFDSPYWDDISDSAKDFIKHLMEKDPSKRFTCEQALQHPWIAGDTALDKNIHQSVSEQIKKNFAKSKWKQAFNATAVVRHMRKLQLGTSQEGPGQTTPTSPCRSDQLGVGTSNGSDCERSPASRSHRFPPD from the exons ATGCCGCTGGGGCAGGAGCGGCCCGGCTGGAAGAAGAGGACCGAGGACATCCGGCGCATCTACGACTTCCGCGAGGTCCTGGGCAC CGGGGCCTTCTCCGAGGTGGTGCTGGCGGAGGAGAAGACGACCCAGAAGCTGGTGGCCATCAAGTGCATCGCCAAGAAGGCGCTGGAGGGCAAGGAGACGAGCATCGAGAACGAGATTGCTGTCCTGCACAA GATCAAGCACCCCAACATCGTGGCCCTGGACGACATCTACGAGAGCGGCAGCCACCTCTACCTCATCATGCAGCT cgTCTCGGGCGGCGAGCTCTTCGACCGCATCGTGGAGAAGGGCTTCTACACCGAGCGGGACGCCAGCGCCCTGATCCGGCAGATCCTCGACGCCGTCAAGTACCTGCACGACATGGGCATCGTGCACCGCGACCTGAAG CCCGAGAACCTGCTCTATTACAGCCTGGACGAGGACTCCAAGATCATGATCAGCGACTTCGGGCTGTCCAAGATCGAAGGCTGCGGCAGCGTCATGGCCACGGCCTGCGGGACCCCCGGCTACGTGG CCCCCGAGGTGCTGGCGCAGAAGCCCTACAGCAAGGCGGTGGATTGCTGGTCCATCGGCGTCATCGCCTACATCCT GCTCTGCGGTTACCCCCCTTTCTACGACGAGAACGACGCCAAGCTCTTCGAGCAGATCCTGCGGGCCGAGTACGAGTTCGACTCGCCCTACTGGGACGACATCTCCGACTCAG CCAAAGATTTTATCAAGCACCTGATGGAGAAGGACCCCAGCAAGCGCTTCACGTGTGAGCAGGCCCTGCAGCACCCCTG GATCGCTGGGGACACGGCGCTGGACAAGAACATCCACCAGTCGGTGAGCGAGCAGATCAAGAAGAACTTCGCCAAGAGCAAGTGGAAG caagcctTCAACGCCACGGCCGTGGTGAGGCACATGAggaagctgcagctgggaaCCAGCCAGGAAGGGCCAGGGCAGACGACTCCCACCAGCCCCTGCCGCAGCGACCAGCTGGGGGTCGGCACCAGCAACG GTTCAGACTGCGAGCGCTCGCCAGCGAGCAGGTCTCACCGCTTCCCTCCGGACTGA
- the OGG1 gene encoding N-glycosylase/DNA lyase isoform X1 codes for MELRAAPRARPAPWRSLPCPRAELRLELVLASGQSFRWRESSPGCWTGVLAGRVWTLTQAGERLWYTVYGDEEEEEEEEAEDGHPAAPAPKRRRRQRSPPASGRSPEHPGAEDGAAEPPGPPGAETDGILRDYFQLDVGLPALYRAWGAADPHFQRVAADFPGVRVLRQDPVECLLSFICTSNNHISRITAMIERLCRAFGRRLCCLDSQPFHAFPAPEALAGPEAEARLRALGFGYRAKFVSQSARAIAEELGAEGLRRLRAVPYAEARKVLRSLPGVGAKATSSVGCGARTPAGRRRFCSAPTSAEAGSQRAAGAGPRGAPPRGASAGAGGARGTRHGRPGGCRRRESPQRHPAWSRRSGQPPRRAEQSPAASASFLYYKQ; via the exons ATGGAGCtgcgggccgccccgcgcgcccgcccggcgccgtgGCGCTCGCTGCCCTGCCCGCGGGCCGAGCTGCGCCTGGAGCTGGTGCTGGCGAGCGGCCAGAGCTTCCG GTGGCGGGAGAGCAGCCCTGGGTGCTGGACGGGCGTCCTGGCCGGGCGCGTGTGGACGCTGACGCAGGCCGGCGAGCGGCTGTGGTACACGGTGTACGgcgacgaggaggaggaggaggaggaggaagctgagGATGGGCAtcccgcggcgccggcacccaagcggcgccgccggcagcggTCGCCCCCCGCCTCGGGGCGCAGCCCGGAGCACCCGGGCGCCGAGGACGGCGCCGCTGAGCCCCCGGGGCCGCCTGGCGCCGAGACGGATGGGATCCTCCGCGACTACTTCCAGCTGGACGTGGGGCTGCCTGCGCTCTACCGGGCCTGGGGGGCGGCCGACCCCCACTTCCAGAGGGTGGCCGCCGACTTCCCAG GGGTGCGGGTGCTGCGGCAGGACCCCGTCGAGTGTCTCCTGTCCTTCATCTGCACCTCCAACAACCACATCTCCCGCATCACGGCCATGATCGAGCGCCTCTGCCGGGCCTTCGGCCGCCGCCTCTGCTGCCTGGACTCGCAGCCCTTCCACGCCTTCCCTGCGCCGGAGGCGCTCGCAG GACCCGAGGCTGAGGCCCGCCTGAGGGCCCTGGGCTTTGGGTACCGGGCGAAGTTCGTGAGCCAGAGCGCGCGGGCCATCGCGGAGGAGCTCGGCGCCGAGGGGCTGCGCCGGCTGCGCGCCGTGCCCTACGCCGAGGCGCGGAAGGTGCTGCGCTCCCTGCCCGGCGTGGGCGCCAAG GCAACTTCTTCCGTGGGCTGTGGGGCCCGTACGCCGGCTGGGCGCAGGCG GTTCTGTTCTGCGCCGACCTCCGCAGAGGCCGGGAGCCAGCGAGCGGCGGGGGCCGGCCCGAGGGGGGCCCCTCCTAGGGGCGCCtcggccggggcggggggagcacGGGGAACGCGCCACGGGCGCCCAGGCGGCTGCAGGCGAAGGGAGTCACCGCAGCGGCACCCGGCGTGGAGCCGGCGCTCCGGCCAGCCTCCCCGCCGGGCGGAGCAAAGCCCAGCGGCTTCTGCCTCTTTCCTTTATTACAAGcaataa
- the OGG1 gene encoding N-glycosylase/DNA lyase isoform X3 — MELRAAPRARPAPWRSLPCPRAELRLELVLASGQSFRWRESSPGCWTGVLAGRVWTLTQAGERLWYTVYGDEEEEEEEEAEDGHPAAPAPKRRRRQRSPPASGRSPEHPGAEDGAAEPPGPPGAETDGILRDYFQLDVGLPALYRAWGAADPHFQRVAADFPGVRVLRQDPVECLLSFICTSNNHISRITAMIERLCRAFGRRLCCLDSQPFHAFPAPEALAGPEAEARLRALGFGYRAKFVSQSARAIAEELGAEGLRRLRAVPYAEARKVLRSLPGVGAKATSSVGCGARTPAGRRRGREPASGGGRPEGGPS, encoded by the exons ATGGAGCtgcgggccgccccgcgcgcccgcccggcgccgtgGCGCTCGCTGCCCTGCCCGCGGGCCGAGCTGCGCCTGGAGCTGGTGCTGGCGAGCGGCCAGAGCTTCCG GTGGCGGGAGAGCAGCCCTGGGTGCTGGACGGGCGTCCTGGCCGGGCGCGTGTGGACGCTGACGCAGGCCGGCGAGCGGCTGTGGTACACGGTGTACGgcgacgaggaggaggaggaggaggaggaagctgagGATGGGCAtcccgcggcgccggcacccaagcggcgccgccggcagcggTCGCCCCCCGCCTCGGGGCGCAGCCCGGAGCACCCGGGCGCCGAGGACGGCGCCGCTGAGCCCCCGGGGCCGCCTGGCGCCGAGACGGATGGGATCCTCCGCGACTACTTCCAGCTGGACGTGGGGCTGCCTGCGCTCTACCGGGCCTGGGGGGCGGCCGACCCCCACTTCCAGAGGGTGGCCGCCGACTTCCCAG GGGTGCGGGTGCTGCGGCAGGACCCCGTCGAGTGTCTCCTGTCCTTCATCTGCACCTCCAACAACCACATCTCCCGCATCACGGCCATGATCGAGCGCCTCTGCCGGGCCTTCGGCCGCCGCCTCTGCTGCCTGGACTCGCAGCCCTTCCACGCCTTCCCTGCGCCGGAGGCGCTCGCAG GACCCGAGGCTGAGGCCCGCCTGAGGGCCCTGGGCTTTGGGTACCGGGCGAAGTTCGTGAGCCAGAGCGCGCGGGCCATCGCGGAGGAGCTCGGCGCCGAGGGGCTGCGCCGGCTGCGCGCCGTGCCCTACGCCGAGGCGCGGAAGGTGCTGCGCTCCCTGCCCGGCGTGGGCGCCAAG GCAACTTCTTCCGTGGGCTGTGGGGCCCGTACGCCGGCTGGGCGCAGGCG AGGCCGGGAGCCAGCGAGCGGCGGGGGCCGGCCCGAGGGGGGCCCCTCCTAG
- the OGG1 gene encoding N-glycosylase/DNA lyase isoform X2 translates to MELRAAPRARPAPWRSLPCPRAELRLELVLASGQSFRWRESSPGCWTGVLAGRVWTLTQAGERLWYTVYGDEEEEEEEEAEDGHPAAPAPKRRRRQRSPPASGRSPEHPGAEDGAAEPPGPPGAETDGILRDYFQLDVGLPALYRAWGAADPHFQRVAADFPGVRVLRQDPVECLLSFICTSNNHISRITAMIERLCRAFGRRLCCLDSQPFHAFPAPEALAGPEAEARLRALGFGYRAKFVSQSARAIAEELGAEGLRRLRAVPYAEARKVLRSLPGVGAKVADCVCLMALDKAEAVPVDTHVWQIARQRYGAALRARSLTARVHDEIGNFFRGLWGPYAGWAQAVLFCADLRRGREPASGGGRPEGGPS, encoded by the exons ATGGAGCtgcgggccgccccgcgcgcccgcccggcgccgtgGCGCTCGCTGCCCTGCCCGCGGGCCGAGCTGCGCCTGGAGCTGGTGCTGGCGAGCGGCCAGAGCTTCCG GTGGCGGGAGAGCAGCCCTGGGTGCTGGACGGGCGTCCTGGCCGGGCGCGTGTGGACGCTGACGCAGGCCGGCGAGCGGCTGTGGTACACGGTGTACGgcgacgaggaggaggaggaggaggaggaagctgagGATGGGCAtcccgcggcgccggcacccaagcggcgccgccggcagcggTCGCCCCCCGCCTCGGGGCGCAGCCCGGAGCACCCGGGCGCCGAGGACGGCGCCGCTGAGCCCCCGGGGCCGCCTGGCGCCGAGACGGATGGGATCCTCCGCGACTACTTCCAGCTGGACGTGGGGCTGCCTGCGCTCTACCGGGCCTGGGGGGCGGCCGACCCCCACTTCCAGAGGGTGGCCGCCGACTTCCCAG GGGTGCGGGTGCTGCGGCAGGACCCCGTCGAGTGTCTCCTGTCCTTCATCTGCACCTCCAACAACCACATCTCCCGCATCACGGCCATGATCGAGCGCCTCTGCCGGGCCTTCGGCCGCCGCCTCTGCTGCCTGGACTCGCAGCCCTTCCACGCCTTCCCTGCGCCGGAGGCGCTCGCAG GACCCGAGGCTGAGGCCCGCCTGAGGGCCCTGGGCTTTGGGTACCGGGCGAAGTTCGTGAGCCAGAGCGCGCGGGCCATCGCGGAGGAGCTCGGCGCCGAGGGGCTGCGCCGGCTGCGCGCCGTGCCCTACGCCGAGGCGCGGAAGGTGCTGCGCTCCCTGCCCGGCGTGGGCGCCAAG GTGGCCGACTGCGTGTGCCTGATGGCCCTGGACAAGGCGGAGGCGGTGCCCGTGGACACGCACGTGTGGCAGATCGCCCGGCAGCGCTacggcgcggcgctgcgcgccaGGAGCCTGACCGCGCGGGTGCACGACGAGATCG GCAACTTCTTCCGTGGGCTGTGGGGCCCGTACGCCGGCTGGGCGCAGGCG GTTCTGTTCTGCGCCGACCTCCGCAGAGGCCGGGAGCCAGCGAGCGGCGGGGGCCGGCCCGAGGGGGGCCCCTCCTAG